In Buchananella sp. 14KM1171, the genomic stretch GCGTGCGCCGCGCGGCCCGCCAGCTCGCCGCTGCGGTCGCGGCCAAGGCCCCGCAACCCCAGGGCGGGCCAGAGGGCGGCGTGGCTGGCCGGGAGGCTGGCGGAACGTCGTCCCCTGCTCAAAGCGCGGTGGGCGGGGCCATGGCCCACGGTGTGGGGGCGGCGGGCGGAACGTCGGCCACCGACGAGGCGGAGAGCGGCGCGGATGTGGTCGATACTACCCCCGTCCAGCAGGCGCAAACCGCCGCCGCCTGGAAAGCTAGTGTGCGCGGCGATCAGCTCGCCACCTTCACCCCCTTCGAGGAATTGTTAGCCCAGGTCAATCAATGAGACTAAGAAAACAGCGCCTGCGGGCATGGCGTGCGTACTACGAGTATTCGGCCCGCGTAACCGGCGTGCTCGAATACAGACTGCGCACGCGTTCTGGTCTCTCCAGCGGCGACTACAACATCCTCCTGGTGCTCTACGAGGCAGGAGAGCCGCTGCGTATGGGCACCATCGCGCAGCGCATCGCCTTCGCGCCCTCCCGCCTGACGTACGCGGTTAGCGGGCTGGAAACTCGCGGCCTGGTGGAGCGCCAAGCCGACCCGAACGACCGTCGGGCCGCCGCCGTCCAGCTCACCGAGGCCGGTCGCCAGCTGTTCCGCGAGGCAGCCGGGCCGCACCTCGAAGACGTCTGCGAGCTCGTGATGGAAGAACTCACCGAGGAAGAGGTGGCCGCCATGGACGCCATCTTCACGCGGCTCGCCGGGCGCCTGGAGCAGGCGACACGCCGAACCGAGGCCGAGTAGGCGATCGAACAACTGTTCGGCTAGGGTGTGCTCAGGCGAGGCTCCGGCCCACTGCTCGCGCACCGTGCGCAGGGGGCTGGAGTAAATGTTGGTGGCCGCGCATAGTCTCGCTACCGCGGGCCCGGAGAGGGCCTGACGGCAAAGGCCAGTTCTGCCCGAGACTCACAAGGAGAAACCCCATGGCGCAAATTGGTGGCACCGACCGTGCCAAGGCACTGGAACTGGCGCTCAGCCAGATCGACAAGCAGTTCGGCAAGGGCTCAGTAATGCGCCTGGGAGACGACTCCCGCCCGCCCGTGGCCGTGATCCCCACCGGGTCCGTCGCCCTCGACGTCGCCCTGGGAACCGGCGGCCTGCCGCGCGGGCGCATCGTGGAGATCTACGGGCCCGAGTCCTCCGGTAAGACCACCGTCGCCCTGCACGCGGTGGCCTCCGCCCAGCGCGCCGGCGGCAACGCCGCCTTCATTGACGCCGAGCACGCCCTGGACCCCGAGTACGCCCGCAAGCTGGGCGTGGACGTGGACAACCTGCTGGTCAGCCAGCCCGACACCGGCGAGCAGGCCCTCGAGATCGCGGACATGCTGATCCGCTCCGGCGGCCTGGACATCATCGTCATCGACTCCGTGGCCGCCCTGGTGCCCAAGGCCGAAATCGAGGGCGAGATGGGCGACTCCCACGTCGGCCTGCAGGCCCGCCTCATGAGCCAGGCCCTGCGCAAGATCACCGGCGCGCTCTCCGCCTCCGGCACCACCGCCATCTTCATCAACCAGCTCCGCGAGAAGATCGGCGTGTTCTTCGGTTCCCCCGAAACCACCACCGGTGGAAAGGCACTGAAGTTCTACGCCTCCGTGCGCATCGACGTGCGCCGCATCGAGACCCTCAAGGAGGGCGGCGAACCCATCGGTAACCGCACCCGCGCCAAGATCGTGAAGAACAAGATGGCCCCGCCCTTCAAGCAGGCCGAGTTCGACATCCTCTACGGCCAGGGCATCTCCCGCGAGGGCGGCCTGATCGACCTGGGCGTCGAGACCGGGGTGGTGCGCAAGTCCGGCTCCTGGTTCACCTACGAAGGCGACCAGCTGGGGCAGGGCAAGGAGAACGTGCGCAACTTCCTCAAGGACAACCCGGAGCTCGCCAACGAGATCGAGCAGAAGATCCTGGCCCACCTGGGAGTCGGGGAGGCCGGCCGGGCCGCCAAGGCGGCCGCCGAAGCCCAGGCCGCCGGGGGCTCCGGGGAGGCCGACGCCGCAGCCGCAGCGGCCGCCAAGGCCGTGGCCGGAGTGCGCGGGAAGGCCGGGGCCGCGCGCGGCAAGGCCGCCCGCAACAGCGAGGACGCCGGAGGCTTCTAGTGCGCCCCGACCCGAACGAGGCGGGGAAGCCGGGGAGCGGGAAGCCCGCTCCGAGGCGCGCCGGGCGGGAGAGAGCCGGGCGCGAGAGAGCCGGGCGGGAGCCCGGCGGCGCCCCCGCCTCGCTAGAGGAACTGCTGCGCAGCGGCCTGGTGCAACTGGGCACAGACGGGCTGGGGGCCGCCGGCAAGGCGGCCCCGCCCCCGCGTGGGCGGGCCAAGACCACGGGCGGGCGGGCCAAGACCACGGGCACCGCGGCCGACGGGACGCAAACCCCGGTGGGGGAACTGCCCCTGGAGCAGCAGGTGGACCTGGCCCGCGAGGCGGCGCTGAAGTCCCTGACCGTCTGCGCCCGCACGCGCCAGCAGCTCACCCAGAGCCTAGGGCGCAAGGGATTTGCCCAGCCCGCAGTGGAGAGCGTGCTGGACCGCCTCACCGAGGTGGGTCTGATCGACGACGCCGCCTACGCGGCGGCCCTGGTGCGCACCCGTGCCCAGGAAAAGGGCCTGGCGCGCAAAGCCATCGCGGTGGAGCTGGCCCGCAAGGGCATAGATCGCCAAGATGCTGCGGCGGCGCTGGATCAGCTCAGCGAGGACGACGAGCGTGCCACGGCGCTCGGGCTGGCGCGGGCCAAGGCCCGCGCCACCGCCCGCCTGGACTACCCCGTGCGGCTGCGCCGCATCGTGGCGCACCTGGGGCGCAAGGGGTACAACAGTGAGGTAGCGCTGAGCGCAGCCCGCGCCGCGCTGGCCGAGGAATGGGACCGCGCAGATGACCAGTGAGAAGGCAACCCCGCAGCGCCCCGCTGCGGGCGGCGCGCTGGACCGGGCCGCCGCGCGGCTCGTGGCCGCGCTGCTGGCACGCGGGCTGAGCGTGGCCACCGCAGAGTCCCTCACCGGCGGGCTGGTCAGCGCCAGCATCGCCAGCGTGGCCGGAGCCTCCGGCACGCTGCGCGGCGCCGCGGTCACCTACGCCACG encodes the following:
- the recA gene encoding recombinase RecA, with translation MAQIGGTDRAKALELALSQIDKQFGKGSVMRLGDDSRPPVAVIPTGSVALDVALGTGGLPRGRIVEIYGPESSGKTTVALHAVASAQRAGGNAAFIDAEHALDPEYARKLGVDVDNLLVSQPDTGEQALEIADMLIRSGGLDIIVIDSVAALVPKAEIEGEMGDSHVGLQARLMSQALRKITGALSASGTTAIFINQLREKIGVFFGSPETTTGGKALKFYASVRIDVRRIETLKEGGEPIGNRTRAKIVKNKMAPPFKQAEFDILYGQGISREGGLIDLGVETGVVRKSGSWFTYEGDQLGQGKENVRNFLKDNPELANEIEQKILAHLGVGEAGRAAKAAAEAQAAGGSGEADAAAAAAAKAVAGVRGKAGAARGKAARNSEDAGGF
- a CDS encoding regulatory protein RecX; its protein translation is MRPDPNEAGKPGSGKPAPRRAGRERAGRERAGREPGGAPASLEELLRSGLVQLGTDGLGAAGKAAPPPRGRAKTTGGRAKTTGTAADGTQTPVGELPLEQQVDLAREAALKSLTVCARTRQQLTQSLGRKGFAQPAVESVLDRLTEVGLIDDAAYAAALVRTRAQEKGLARKAIAVELARKGIDRQDAAAALDQLSEDDERATALGLARAKARATARLDYPVRLRRIVAHLGRKGYNSEVALSAARAALAEEWDRADDQ
- a CDS encoding MarR family winged helix-turn-helix transcriptional regulator; amino-acid sequence: MRLRKQRLRAWRAYYEYSARVTGVLEYRLRTRSGLSSGDYNILLVLYEAGEPLRMGTIAQRIAFAPSRLTYAVSGLETRGLVERQADPNDRRAAAVQLTEAGRQLFREAAGPHLEDVCELVMEELTEEEVAAMDAIFTRLAGRLEQATRRTEAE